In Debaryomyces hansenii CBS767 chromosome A complete sequence, a genomic segment contains:
- a CDS encoding DEHA2D12782p (similar to uniprot|Q92238 Gibberella fujikuroi Gibberellin biosynthesis-related), with product MAATWNESDKEKMNPLVEFFNKGLRSPVFRRPDEVGLAYEDVFFPSQDGVPLEGWFIPAKSNKIIICNHFMPGNRYGYAGHLEGFQNFGGFEVNFLPQYKALHDAGYNILAYDLRNHGLSGQGNGGNVAIGLREYRDVIGSLQYVNSRADTKDMVKGLLSVCLGCNATIVAMDKNPEYFKDIKAMIALQPISLKYFIEKAAENQNLKVEEATKYFAESLRNVNGFILEELSPTPYAKSVTVPTKVFQVRNDYRTNVADVQEIYDTLSSKQKELYWIEGTDERFEGYNFLSRNPQHMIEWFEKYV from the coding sequence atGGCAGCTACTTGGAATGAAtctgataaagaaaaaatgaaCCCTTTagttgaattcttcaacaagGGTTTAAGAAGTCCTGTGTTTAGGCGTCCAGATGAAGTTGGTTTGGCTTATGAAGATGTTTTCTTTCCTTCACAGGACGGGGTTCCTCTCGAAGGATGGTTTATTCCTGCAAAAtccaataaaataatcatttgTAATCATTTCATGCCTGGAAATCGTTACGGTTATGCAGGGCATTTGGAAGGGTTCCAAAATTTTGGCGGTTTCGAAGTGAACTTTCTTCCTCAATATAAGGCACTTCATGATGCAGGCTACAATATATTGGCGTATGATTTAAGAAATCATGGTCTTAGTGGTCAAGGAAACGGCGGTAATGTTGCAATTGGTCTCAGAGAATATCGTGATGTCATTGGATCTTTGCAATATGTCAATTCAAGAGCTGATACTAAAGACATGGTCAAAGGGTTGCTCAGTGTCTGTTTAGGTTGTAATGCCACGATTGTTGCAATGGATAAGAATCCAGAGTATTTTAAGGACATTAAAGCGATGATTGCACTTCaaccaatttctttgaagtattttattgaaaaggCTGCGGAAAACCAGAATTTGAAGGTTGAAGAAGCAACAAAATACTTTGCTGAGAGTCTTCGTAACGTTAATGGGTTTATTCTTGAAGAGCTTTCGCCAACGCCATACGCAAAGAGTGTAACTGTTCCCACCAAAGTGTTCCAAGTGCGCAATGATTACCGTACCAATGTTGCAGATGTACAAGAAATCTATGATACATTGCTGTCTAAACAAAAGGAGCTTTACTGGATTGAAGGAACAGATGAAAGATTTGAGGGATACAACTTTTTATCCAGAAATCCTCAACATATGATTGAGTGGTTTGAGAAATATGTTTAA
- a CDS encoding DEHA2D12716p (highly similar to uniprot|P02309 Saccharomyces cerevisiae YNL030W HHF2 histone H4 protein and highly similar to uniprot|P02309 Saccharomyces cerevisiae YBR009C HHF1 histone H4 protein), whose protein sequence is MSGRGKGGKGLGKGGAKRHRKILRDNIQGITKPAIRRLARRGGVKRISGLIYEEVRGVLKTFLENVIRDAVTYTEHAKRKTVTSLDVVYALKRQGRTLYGFGG, encoded by the coding sequence atgtCCGGTAGAGGAAAAGGAGGAAAAGGTTTAGGAAAAGGTGGTGCCAAGCGTCACAGAAAGATCTTAAGAGATAACATTCAAGGTATTACCAAGCCAGCTATCAGAAGATTGGCCAGAAGAGGTGGTGTTAAGCGTATTTCCGGGTTGATTTACGAAGAAGTTAGAGGAGTCTTAAAGACCTTCTTGGAAAATGTCATCAGAGATGCAGTTACATACACAGAACACGCCAAGAGAAAGACTGTTACTTCATTGGATGTTGTTTATGCTTTGAAGAGACAAGGTAGAACCTTGTACGGTTTCGGGGGTTAG
- a CDS encoding DEHA2D12738p (similar to CA2856|IPF7062 Candida albicans IPF7062), with amino-acid sequence MITTKTDTHIKIRVVHTPGMPPSKIRDKEYTWEEVKEIVGENRLEKFARSLQQTENYHSFKAQLQKNHTTIFKHLLSNELKWYDPKENGGMSWDEVIRNAVPDNQIVISPASYKLFTHKDDLKIVPNHFPYYFEDDVMHMCVWTKLRIEPDETSPIGDISPATREIIEKYVCKTFVDGMGIDRKNIVWFKNWEALQSVKTISHLHVLVKGMTETQVESVLYQPGEVLTRAI; translated from the coding sequence ATGATTACTACGAAAACTGATACTCACATTAAAATCAGAGTTGTTCACACACCAGGAATGCCACCATCTAAAATTAGAGACAAAGAATATACGTGGGAGGAGGTGAAGGAGATTGTTGGAGAGAATAGACTCGAAAAATTTGCCCGGTCGTTGCAGCAGACGGAAAACTACCATAGCTTTAAAGCACAGCTCCAGAAAAACCATACTACGATTTTCAAGCACTTGTTGAGCAACGAGTTGAAATGGTACGATCCTAAGGAGAATGGAGGTATGAGCTGGGATGAGGTTATTCGAAATGCGGTTCCCGACAACCAGATAGTCATTAGTCCTGCTAGCTACAAGTTATTTACCCACAAAGATGACTTGAAAATCGTACCCAACCACTTTCCGTACTATTTTGAGGACGATGTGATGCACATGTGTGTGTGGACAAAGTTGCGGATCGAGCCGGACGAGACGTCACCCATCGGGGACATTTCGCCTGCCACGAGAGAAATCATCGAAAAATACGTCTGCAAGACGTTTGTGGATGGGATGGGCATCGACCGCAAGAACATCGTGTGGTTTAAGAATTGGGAGGCGTTGCAGTCGGTGAAGACAATCTCGCATCTCCATGTGCTTGTGAAGGGGATGACAGAAACGCAGGTGGAACTGGTGTTGTACCAGCCAGGTGAGGTGTTGACCCGAGCGATATGA
- a CDS encoding DEHA2D12760p (similar to uniprot|P00950 Saccharomyces cerevisiae YKL152C GPM1 Tetrameric phosphoglycerate mutase of the glycolytic pathway), producing the protein MAVHKLIILRHGESEWNHENRFCGWIDIPLSEKGRDEAKFAGHLIQKYNLKPTITYTSKLTRSIQTGDIILEELGRLWCDVVKTWRLNERHYGAFQGRDKNEVYRELGAEKYQYIRRNYNGTPPPMETQYKDDCIDERYEVDDVDIADLPRGESLKLVMERVIPYLRKEIVEGSLIGDNKTVLVVTHGSIVRSVIKYFKGVSDADISKINVPTGVPMVFELDDDCNMVKDYYYLDPELAKKGIEKVSNEGTKK; encoded by the coding sequence ATGGCTGTccataaattaataatattacgTCACGGAGAATCGGAATGGAATCATGAAAACAGGTTCTGTGGGTGGATCGATATACCATTAAGTGAAAAGGGCCGGGATGAGGCCAAGTTTGCTGGCCACTTGATTCAAAAGTACAATCTTAAACCAACAATTACTTACACATCGAAATTGACGAGATCGATACAGACAGGCGACATTATTCTCGAAGAATTGGGCCGGTTGTGGTGCGATGTTGTGAAGACATGGAGGTTGAATGAAAGACACTACGGGGCATTCCAAGGGAGAGATAAGAACGAGGTGTACCGTGAATTGGGCGCGGAAAAGTACCAGTATATCAGAAGAAACTACAACGGGACACCACCACCAATGGAAACTCAATATAAGGATGATTGTATCGATGAGAGGTACGAAGTGGATGATGTTGATATTGCAGATCTTCCACGAGGCGAATCGTTGAAGTTAGTGATGGAGAGAGTGATTCCGTATTTACGGAAGGAAATTGTTGAAGGAAGCTTAATTGGCGACAATAAGACGGTGCTTGTGGTAACACACGGAAGTATAGTGAGGAGCGTGATTAAGTATTTCAAGGGTGTGAGTGATGCTGATATCTCGAAGATCAACGTTCCTACCGGGGTTCCGATGGTGTTTGAATTGGATGACGATTGTAACATGGTGAAGGACTACTACTATCTTGATCCAGAGTTGGCAAAGAAAGGAATTGAGAAGGTAAGCAACGAGGGCACCAAAAAATAG
- a CDS encoding DEHA2D12694p (highly similar to uniprot|P61830 Saccharomyces cerevisiae YNL031C HHT2 histone H3 protein and highly similar to uniprot|P61830 Saccharomyces cerevisiae YBR010W HHT1 histone H3 protein), whose product MARTKQTARKSTGGKAPRKQLASKAARKSAPSTGGVKKPHRYKPGTVALREIRRFQKSTELLIRKLPFQRLVREIAQDFKTDLRFQSSAIGALQESVEAYLVSLFEDTNLCAIHAKRVTIQKKDIQLARRLRGERS is encoded by the coding sequence ATGGCTAGAACCAAGCAAACAGCTAGAAAATCCACTGGTGGTAAAGCCCCAAGAAAGCAATTAGCTTCCAAGGCTGCCAGAAAGTCTGCTCCATCTACCGGTGGTGTCAAGAAGCCTCACAGATATAAGCCAGGTACCGTTGCTTTAAGagaaattagaagattCCAAAAGTCTACTGAATTATTGATCAGAAAGTTGCCATTCCAAAGATTAGTCAGAGAAATTGCCCAAGATTTCAAGACCGACTTGAGATTCCAATCCTCCGCCATTGGTGCTTTACAAGAATCCGTTGAAGCTTACTTGGTGTCGTTATTCGAAGATACAAACTTGTGTGCTATCCACGCCAAGAGGGTGACTATCCAAAAGAAGGACATCCAATTGGCCAGAAGATTAAGGGGTGAAAGATCATAG